The following proteins are encoded in a genomic region of Entelurus aequoreus isolate RoL-2023_Sb linkage group LG01, RoL_Eaeq_v1.1, whole genome shotgun sequence:
- the cdk4 gene encoding cyclin-dependent kinase 4 yields MAHGTTTIQYERLAEIGGGAYGTVYKARDTESGQFVALKSVRVQTDNNGLPTSTVREVALLKRLEQFDHPNVVRLMDVCATQRSEQETKVTLVFEHVDQDLKTYLEKAPAPGLEPGRIKDLMKQVLCGLAFLHSNRVMHRDLKPENILVTSQGQVKLADFGLARMYSCHMALTPVVVTLWYRPPEVLLQSSYATPVDIWSCGCIFAEMFKRKPLFCGESEVDQLGKIFEVIGLPPEEEWPTDVTLSRKHFPPCSARPVTDFVPEINEQGAQLLLQMLTFNPSKRISALNAQDHPYFCNEETLTPTKS; encoded by the exons ATGGCTCACGGCACTACCACCATCCAGTATGAGCGACTGGCGGAGATTGGCGGCGGCGCTTACGGGACCGTTTATAAGGCCCGTGACACAGAGAGCGGTCAGTTCGTGGCTCTCAAAAGCGTGCGAGTCCAGACGGACAATAACGGCCTCCCCACTTCCACGGTCCGGGAGGTGGCTCTGTTGAAACGACTGGAACAGTTTGACCACCCCAACGTGGTCAG GCTCATGGACGTCTGTGCCACCCAGAGGTCCGAGCAAGAGACAAAAGTCACTTTAGTTTTTGAACATGTGGACCAAGATCTCAAGACATATTTGGAGAAAGCCCCAGCTCCGGGGTTAGAGCCTGGACGCATCAAG gaCCTGATGAAACAGGTGCTGTGCGGTTTGGCATTCCTGCACTCAAACCGTGTGATGCACAGAGACCTGAAACCAGAGAATATTCTGGTAACCAGCCAGGGCCAGGTGAAGTTAGCAGACTTTGGACTGGCCCGTATGTACAGCTGCCACATGGCCCTCACTCCCGTG GTGGTGACACTATGGTATCGGCCTCCCGAGGTTTTGCTGCAGTCGAGCTACGCCACACCTGTGGACATCTGGAGCTGCGGCTGCATCTTTGCGGAGATGTTCAAACGCAA GCCCTTGTTCTGTGGAGAATCTGAAGTGGACCAACTCGGGAAAATCTTTGA AGTTATTGGTCTGCCACCAGAGGAGGAGTGGCCAACTGACGTGACACTTTCAAGGAAACACTTCCCCCCTTGCTCGGCCCGTCCAGTTACTGACTTTGTTCCAGAGATAAATGAGCAGGGGGCACAACTGCTGCTG CAAATGTTGACGTTTAACCCTTCCAAACGAATATCTGCCCTGAACGCACAAGATCACCCGTACTTCTGCAATGAGGAGACTTTGACTCCGACTAAAAGCTGA